A single region of the Vicia villosa cultivar HV-30 ecotype Madison, WI linkage group LG4, Vvil1.0, whole genome shotgun sequence genome encodes:
- the LOC131596191 gene encoding 26S proteasome non-ATPase regulatory subunit 11 homolog: protein MSSFLPATTDSIALALEAKDPSEGISILYRVLGDPSSSPEALRMKEQAITNLTDLLRQENRAEDLRSLLTQLRPFFSLIPKAKTAKIVRGIIDSVAKIPGTSELQILLCKEMVQWTRDEKRTFLRQRVEARLATLLMETKEYSQALTLLNGLVKEVRRLDDKLLLVDIDLLESKLHFSLRNLPKAKAALTAARTAANAIYVPPAQQGAIDLQSGILHAEEKDYKTAYSYFFEAFESFNALEDPKAVFSLKYMLLCKIMVSQADDVAGIISSKAGLQYVGPDLDAMKAVADAHSKRSLKLFETALRDFKAQLEEDPIVHRHLSSLYDTLLEQNLCRLIEPFSRVEIAHIAELIELPIDHVERKMSQMILDKKFAGTLDQGAGCLVIFDDPKTDAIYPATLETISNVGKVVDSLFARSAKIMT from the coding sequence ATGTCTTCATTTCTTCCTGCCACAACAGACTCCATTGCTCTGGCATTGGAGGCTAAAGACCCATCTGAGGGCATCTCCATTCTTTATCGTGTACTCGGGGATCCTTCTTCTTCACCAGAAGCTCTGCGCATGAAAGAGCAGGCCATAACAAACCTCACCGACCTTCTAAGGCAAGAGAATAGGGCAGAAGATCTGCGCAGCCTTCTCACTCAGTTGAGGCCATTCTTTTCCTTGATTCCCAAGGCAAAGACTGCAAAGATTGTGAGAGGAATAATTGATTCTGTTGCTAAAATACCAGGAACATCTGAGTTACAAATTTTACTCTGCAAAGAAATGGTGCAATGGACTCGCGATGAAAAGCGTACCTTTCTGAGGCAGCGGGTTGAGGCAAGGCTTGCTACTCTTCTGATGGAAACTAAGGAATACTCACAAGCTTTGACTCTCCTTAATGGCTTGGTCAAAGAGGTTAGGAGACTAGATGACAAACTCCTTCTTGTAGACATAGACTTGCTCGAAAGCAAGCTGCACTTTTCCTTAAGAAATCTTCCCAAAGCAAAAGCTGCTCTCACAGCCGCAAGAACTGCTGCAAATGCTATTTATGTTCCACCAGCTCAACAAGGTGCCATAGATTTGCAGAGTGGAATTCTTCATGCTGAAGAGAAGGATTACAAAACTGCATATAGTTATTTCtttgaagcttttgagtctttCAATGCTCTTGAAGATCCCAAAGCTGTCTTTAGCCTAAAATACATGTTGCTGTGTAAGATCATGGTTAGTCAAGCTGATGATGTGGCTGGAATCATATCTTCTAAAGCAGGCCTGCAATATGTTGGACCTGACTTGGACGCAATGAAAGCTGTTGCAGATGCTCATTCCAAAAGATCCCTGAAATTATTTGAAACTGCTTTACGAGACTTCAAGGCGCAGTTGGAGGAAGATCCAATTGTTCATAGGCACTTGTCATCCTTGTATGACACCCTTTTGGAGCAGAATCTTTGCAGGTTGATTGAACCATTCTCAAGGGTTGAGATTGCACATATTGCTGAACTTATCGAGCTTCCCATTGATCACGTGGAGCGGAAGATGTCGCAGATGATTTTGGACAAGAAGTTCGCCGGGACATTGGATCAGGGTGCTGGATGCCTTGTTATCTTTGATGACCCTAAAACTGATGCTATATACCCTGCAACTTTAGAAACCATTTCTAATGTTGGGAAAGTTGTGGACAGTCTCTTTGCTAGGTCTGCCAAGATTATGACATGA